One Candidatus Cybelea sp. genomic region harbors:
- a CDS encoding nuclear transport factor 2 family protein: MLEKDRQAIVSIVKEMAESMSGAQSTRHWASDALWFDIPPFASKGVGPARAMFDRVFAGFESCHVDILDTIVTLNGDMGVVCTVQRVNIVLKNGTAKQVIARETDCFERREGEWQLVHQHASVPSGGDWDGTITVA, from the coding sequence GTGCTGGAGAAGGACAGGCAAGCCATCGTTTCCATCGTCAAAGAAATGGCAGAATCCATGAGCGGTGCGCAAAGCACTCGACATTGGGCGTCAGACGCGCTCTGGTTCGACATTCCACCTTTCGCCTCGAAGGGCGTTGGACCGGCAAGAGCGATGTTCGACCGCGTATTTGCGGGCTTCGAGTCCTGTCACGTCGATATCCTCGACACCATTGTGACGCTAAACGGCGATATGGGCGTCGTGTGCACGGTGCAAAGGGTGAACATCGTCCTCAAAAACGGCACTGCCAAGCAAGTAATTGCGCGCGAAACGGACTGCTTCGAAAGGCGTGAAGGCGAGTGGCAGCTCGTTCATCAGCATGCCTCCGTCCCATCGGGCGGAGACTGGGATGGAACGATAACCGTGGCCTAA
- a CDS encoding electron transfer flavoprotein subunit alpha/FixB family protein: protein MKNVIVYAENRRGQSRKVTFELASEAAKIAAAMGGVAHAVVLGPESARLAEQLKSYPLESILLSEDPDVESFLLDPIVDYLTAAAQRIGPSLILIPNTLSGRDVAGRLMVRLAAGMVADVVDLQLDGDAVVCTSPKLGGALVTRCALRPGEYGVVTIRPNAFAVQTSGDGARIEPLERPAKSYAAKIETDVEEGSSELALEEAPVVIAGGRGLGGPEPFDTLLKPLAQALGGAVGASRAAADAGWVPYNLQIGQTGKTVTPALYIAVGISGAIQHKVGMRASGTIVAINKDAAAPIGEFSNLLVVGDAFRIVPELTKLIETAKGQHS from the coding sequence GTGAAAAACGTCATCGTTTACGCGGAGAACCGGCGCGGGCAGAGCCGAAAGGTTACTTTCGAGCTCGCGAGCGAAGCCGCAAAGATCGCCGCCGCGATGGGCGGCGTGGCGCATGCGGTCGTCCTCGGTCCGGAGTCCGCGCGTTTGGCCGAGCAGTTGAAGAGCTATCCGCTCGAAAGCATTCTTCTCAGCGAAGATCCCGACGTCGAGAGCTTTCTGCTCGATCCGATCGTCGATTATCTGACGGCCGCCGCGCAGCGCATCGGGCCATCGCTGATTTTGATTCCCAACACGCTCTCCGGGCGCGACGTCGCAGGCCGGCTAATGGTGCGGTTGGCGGCCGGGATGGTGGCCGACGTCGTCGACTTACAGCTCGACGGCGATGCGGTCGTCTGCACCTCGCCGAAGCTCGGCGGTGCGCTCGTGACGCGGTGTGCGCTGCGGCCTGGAGAGTACGGCGTGGTGACGATTCGGCCCAACGCCTTCGCGGTGCAGACGTCCGGCGACGGCGCGCGGATCGAACCGCTCGAGCGGCCGGCAAAGAGCTACGCAGCCAAGATCGAGACCGATGTCGAGGAAGGCTCGAGCGAGCTCGCGCTCGAGGAAGCTCCGGTCGTCATTGCCGGCGGCCGCGGACTTGGTGGTCCGGAACCGTTCGATACCTTGCTCAAGCCGTTGGCGCAGGCGCTCGGCGGCGCGGTCGGTGCCTCCCGCGCCGCAGCCGATGCGGGCTGGGTGCCGTATAATCTACAGATCGGACAGACTGGAAAAACGGTGACCCCTGCACTCTATATTGCCGTCGGCATCTCCGGCGCGATCCAGCACAAGGTCGGCATGCGCGCCTCCGGCACGATCGTTGCCATCAATAAAGACGCTGCTGCGCCGATCGGCGAATTCTCCAATCTCCTGGTAGTAGGGGATGCCTTCCGCATCGTCCCCGAGCTGACAAAACTCATCGAAACCGCTAAAGGACAGCATTCTTGA
- a CDS encoding amidohydrolase, which yields MSSPITVFTAKKIVTMNPAQREAAAVAVRDGSILAVGSLNDLQPWLEGQRYDLVRDFEGKVMLPGLIDPHLHPFMAAAMIMTDMITAFEWRLPWVTIKPVRGNVAYIGELHRIEQAKSDPAEPLVSWGYHPFWHGAVARADLDAVSESRPIVVWHRSAHEMFFNTAALRHWDLTEEEARSHSCVDYATGHYWESGMVELAAAKLPPYMFDRTRFLAGMARARDVVRFGGITTIAEMSFGITDPDLEWLGPQAVLDRDDVPFRTFFVADAKTPTMKLGAEQALAWVDGLPQRNTRRLRFGRHIKLFADGAFYSQGMRIGCAGYIDGHQGEWMTPLPLFEQLARTFWHAGYQIHVHTNGDEGLAMVLSTLQLLQDSKPRVDHRFTIEHFGYGTDDQVVKLARLGAIVSANPYYMYELGDEYLNRSLGCDRTSQMVRIGSVARAGVPLALHSDFAMAPAQPLRLAQIAITRRTAGGAELAENERLTLDQALRAITIDAAFVLGLEDEIGSIASGKRADFTVLDADPYSIDVDSLADIPITGTIFEGEFFAHQFASAASGSNA from the coding sequence ATGAGCTCGCCCATCACTGTTTTTACCGCGAAGAAAATCGTAACGATGAACCCGGCGCAGCGCGAGGCTGCGGCGGTCGCCGTGCGCGACGGCTCCATCTTGGCGGTCGGATCACTGAACGACCTGCAGCCCTGGTTAGAAGGGCAGCGATACGATCTCGTGCGCGATTTCGAAGGGAAGGTGATGCTCCCGGGGTTGATCGATCCGCATCTTCATCCGTTCATGGCGGCGGCGATGATCATGACCGATATGATAACCGCGTTCGAATGGCGGCTTCCGTGGGTCACGATCAAACCGGTTCGCGGAAACGTAGCCTACATCGGCGAGCTTCATCGCATCGAGCAGGCAAAAAGCGACCCTGCCGAACCGCTCGTGAGCTGGGGGTACCATCCATTTTGGCACGGCGCCGTCGCCCGTGCCGATCTCGACGCCGTCTCCGAGTCGCGGCCGATCGTCGTGTGGCACCGCTCCGCACACGAGATGTTCTTCAATACGGCCGCACTTCGACACTGGGACCTTACCGAAGAGGAGGCGCGCTCCCACTCATGTGTCGACTATGCCACGGGGCACTATTGGGAATCCGGCATGGTTGAACTCGCCGCGGCAAAGCTTCCGCCGTACATGTTCGATCGGACGCGCTTTCTCGCCGGAATGGCCCGCGCGCGCGACGTCGTTCGCTTCGGTGGGATTACGACGATTGCCGAGATGTCGTTCGGCATCACCGACCCCGATCTCGAATGGCTGGGACCCCAAGCGGTGCTCGATCGCGACGACGTCCCGTTCAGAACGTTTTTCGTCGCCGACGCAAAGACGCCGACGATGAAGCTCGGCGCGGAGCAAGCTCTCGCGTGGGTCGATGGGCTGCCGCAGCGCAACACTCGCCGCTTGCGTTTTGGACGCCATATCAAGCTTTTCGCAGACGGCGCGTTCTATTCGCAGGGGATGAGAATCGGCTGCGCCGGCTACATCGACGGTCATCAGGGTGAGTGGATGACTCCCCTCCCGCTCTTCGAGCAGCTCGCGAGGACGTTTTGGCACGCCGGGTACCAGATTCACGTACATACCAACGGCGATGAGGGCCTGGCGATGGTTCTAAGCACGCTGCAACTGCTTCAGGATTCAAAACCTCGCGTGGACCATCGGTTTACGATCGAGCATTTTGGCTACGGCACCGATGACCAGGTTGTCAAGCTGGCGCGTTTGGGCGCGATCGTCTCGGCGAATCCATACTACATGTACGAGCTGGGTGACGAGTACCTCAACCGGAGCCTAGGGTGCGACCGGACCTCGCAGATGGTGCGGATCGGCAGCGTTGCCCGCGCCGGCGTTCCGCTCGCGTTGCACTCGGATTTCGCGATGGCGCCTGCCCAGCCGCTGCGCCTTGCGCAGATCGCGATCACTCGCCGCACCGCCGGCGGCGCGGAGCTGGCTGAAAACGAGCGACTGACGCTTGACCAAGCGCTTCGCGCGATAACTATAGACGCGGCCTTCGTACTCGGGCTCGAGGACGAAATCGGCAGCATAGCGTCGGGAAAGCGCGCCGACTTTACCGTCCTCGACGCGGATCCCTACAGCATAGATGTGGACTCTCTTGCCGACATCCCGATTACCGGCACGATATTCGAAGGGGAATTCTTTGCGCACCAATTCGCAAGCGCCGCATCAGGCTCGAATGCGTGA
- a CDS encoding electron transfer flavoprotein subunit beta/FixA family protein, which yields MTVKLVPNPNAEKRIDPQNKRLVRTGVETVLNPYDEYALEAALQLKERIGGDTTVTIFSMAPDSLKEGLRRALAMGADDAVVLSDAGLEGSDVWATAAAMAAALRTLPFDLLIVGGLTDDSSTGAVPGALAEHLGLPCITNARKIEIAAGAIEVERETDTGYQTVRGPLPALMTTALTFAEPRYASLKGIMGAKKKTIATKTLQDLSLDVPVGEAGSKTELRSFAPPPARGKGKTIEAADGAAGARAIFDFLAEKRLV from the coding sequence GTGACGGTTAAGCTTGTTCCGAACCCGAACGCCGAAAAGCGCATCGATCCGCAAAACAAACGGCTCGTTCGCACGGGCGTGGAAACCGTCCTCAATCCCTACGACGAGTACGCGCTCGAAGCCGCGCTGCAGCTCAAAGAACGCATCGGCGGCGACACGACGGTGACGATTTTTTCTATGGCTCCCGACTCGCTCAAAGAGGGACTCCGCCGCGCGTTGGCGATGGGCGCCGACGACGCCGTCGTTCTCAGCGACGCGGGCCTCGAAGGAAGCGACGTTTGGGCCACCGCCGCGGCGATGGCCGCCGCGCTTCGAACGCTGCCGTTCGACCTGCTCATCGTCGGCGGCTTGACCGACGACAGCAGTACGGGCGCGGTGCCCGGCGCGCTCGCCGAGCACCTCGGGCTGCCGTGCATTACCAACGCCCGCAAGATCGAGATCGCAGCAGGCGCGATCGAAGTCGAGCGCGAGACCGACACCGGCTATCAGACGGTCCGCGGGCCGCTGCCGGCGCTCATGACCACGGCGCTGACGTTCGCCGAGCCGCGCTACGCATCGCTCAAGGGCATCATGGGCGCCAAGAAAAAGACGATCGCCACGAAGACGCTGCAGGATCTGTCGCTCGACGTCCCGGTCGGCGAGGCCGGCTCGAAAACCGAGTTGCGAAGCTTTGCGCCGCCGCCGGCGCGCGGCAAGGGCAAAACGATCGAAGCCGCCGACGGGGCCGCCGGCGCTCGCGCGATCTTCGATTTCCTCGCCGAAAAGAGGCTCGTGTAA
- a CDS encoding MerR family transcriptional regulator: MESRMAIGDFSRATHLSVKALRHYHDVDLLMPLDVDRQTGYRFYGVDQIKDAQVIRHLRKLEMPVDQVKAVLRAGDQPERNEIILAHLKRMEAQLESTRQTVSLLRAMLDEAAPGKIEHRFLPLTLAAAVTEIVRLDAIDGWWSEAFAEIYRVLRARGQEPAGPGGGLYATELFTDEIGESTIYVPISKRIEQCGRVRAIEVPAAELAVAVHRGALAGAGPSYAALGRHVAENALGADGPIRERYVEVFGSSTSDTVLTEICWPISKAKRVLR; the protein is encoded by the coding sequence ATGGAATCTCGCATGGCAATCGGCGACTTCTCCCGGGCGACGCATCTGAGCGTGAAGGCATTGCGCCACTATCACGACGTGGATCTGCTCATGCCCCTAGACGTGGATCGGCAGACCGGATATCGTTTCTACGGCGTCGATCAGATCAAAGACGCACAGGTTATTCGGCATCTACGAAAGCTTGAGATGCCCGTCGATCAAGTCAAGGCGGTCCTGCGGGCCGGGGATCAGCCCGAGCGCAACGAGATTATCCTCGCACACCTTAAGCGTATGGAAGCTCAGCTTGAAAGCACGCGGCAAACCGTTTCGCTTCTCCGCGCAATGCTCGACGAAGCTGCTCCAGGCAAGATAGAACACCGCTTCCTCCCGCTCACCCTCGCCGCAGCCGTCACCGAAATCGTACGGTTGGACGCGATCGACGGCTGGTGGTCCGAGGCCTTCGCAGAGATCTATCGTGTGCTACGCGCAAGAGGACAGGAACCCGCCGGCCCGGGCGGAGGTCTTTATGCGACCGAACTGTTTACCGACGAGATCGGAGAGAGCACGATCTATGTACCAATTTCGAAACGGATCGAGCAGTGCGGCCGAGTTCGAGCGATCGAGGTTCCGGCAGCGGAACTCGCCGTTGCGGTACATCGCGGGGCGCTCGCCGGTGCCGGACCTTCGTACGCGGCCCTCGGCAGGCACGTCGCCGAGAATGCTTTGGGCGCGGACGGCCCGATTCGCGAACGCTACGTCGAAGTGTTTGGAAGCTCCACGAGCGACACGGTGCTCACGGAAATCTGCTGGCCGATCTCCAAAGCAAAGCGGGTTTTGCGCTAG
- a CDS encoding ABC transporter substrate-binding protein: MRRILAALALIAVVPGCTRGAGQAGPAHVLRIAYAGDPNSLVPFVAIDQEIIALDTLFCQTLVGLSADNRDIPILVTRIPSRQNGDISADGTEITYHLRSGVRFADGVPLTSADVAFTYRAIFDPRNRATSVEPYRRIVSLTAPDPQTVVIRLRAPWNAAVRVLFAQADYVYGILPKHAFTDTKVVGTPWENEPFGSGPFRVKTWLRGDRIILEPNPYFRPHPKLAQIVLQIVPNLNSNFVSLQSGAVDVGTLTPDNVGEADRTRGLRVAKIPENATALLYLQTQAGPTRDRRVRRAIAAALDYRALAGAWRNVYPAATSFFPPPIVQWEATPIPAYAHDPAAAARELDAAGWRLEHGVRYKDGRPFTGLLGVNSENPINVRIATLVQTQLAAAGMQLTLKSNPSRIWFSPEGLLRNGKAAIAGEVWVGGSDPEESLNLRCVQAVPGDDNHSFYCSKRFEALFSDQSSTPSRDQRERDFNAIARLIHQDVPVIPLYYEDRLIGLRTRVSGYRLNMLWIPVDPADWDVR; the protein is encoded by the coding sequence ATGAGGCGTATTCTTGCCGCGCTCGCCCTGATCGCGGTCGTCCCCGGGTGCACGCGCGGTGCCGGGCAGGCCGGCCCTGCGCATGTTCTGCGAATCGCTTACGCGGGTGACCCAAACTCGCTCGTTCCGTTCGTAGCGATCGACCAGGAAATTATCGCGCTCGATACGCTGTTCTGCCAGACCCTCGTCGGACTCTCTGCCGATAACCGCGACATCCCGATACTGGTAACGCGGATTCCCTCGCGCCAAAACGGCGACATCTCTGCCGACGGAACGGAAATCACCTACCACCTTCGGTCCGGCGTCCGCTTCGCCGACGGCGTGCCGTTGACGTCGGCCGACGTCGCGTTTACCTATCGCGCGATCTTCGATCCTCGCAATCGCGCAACATCGGTGGAACCCTATCGCCGTATCGTCTCGTTGACGGCGCCCGATCCACAGACCGTCGTGATTCGCTTGCGCGCGCCGTGGAACGCCGCCGTGCGCGTCCTCTTCGCGCAGGCTGACTACGTATACGGCATTCTCCCCAAGCACGCGTTTACCGATACGAAAGTCGTCGGAACGCCATGGGAAAATGAGCCGTTCGGCAGCGGTCCGTTCCGCGTGAAGACGTGGCTGCGCGGCGATCGAATCATCCTCGAGCCAAATCCGTACTTCCGGCCGCACCCGAAGCTCGCGCAGATCGTCCTGCAGATCGTCCCGAACCTCAACTCGAACTTTGTCTCCCTCCAGTCGGGCGCGGTGGATGTCGGGACGCTGACGCCCGACAACGTCGGCGAAGCGGACCGCACGCGTGGCCTCCGTGTGGCGAAGATCCCGGAGAACGCTACCGCTTTGCTCTACCTTCAAACGCAGGCCGGCCCGACTCGCGACCGGCGCGTTCGCCGCGCGATCGCGGCAGCGCTGGACTACCGCGCGCTTGCCGGCGCCTGGCGAAACGTCTACCCGGCCGCGACCTCGTTCTTTCCGCCGCCGATCGTCCAGTGGGAGGCCACACCGATCCCCGCTTACGCTCACGATCCCGCCGCGGCCGCCCGCGAGCTTGACGCGGCCGGCTGGCGGCTCGAACACGGCGTACGCTATAAGGACGGCAGGCCGTTCACCGGTCTGCTCGGGGTCAACTCGGAGAATCCGATCAACGTTCGCATCGCGACGCTTGTCCAAACCCAGCTCGCCGCGGCGGGCATGCAGCTAACGCTTAAGTCGAATCCCTCGCGGATCTGGTTTAGCCCTGAAGGGCTTCTGCGCAACGGAAAGGCGGCGATCGCCGGCGAGGTCTGGGTCGGCGGCAGCGACCCGGAAGAGTCGCTGAACCTGCGCTGCGTCCAGGCGGTGCCGGGCGACGATAACCACTCGTTCTACTGCTCGAAGCGCTTCGAGGCGCTCTTCAGCGACCAGTCCAGCACGCCGAGCCGGGATCAGCGGGAGCGCGACTTCAATGCCATCGCCCGCCTGATCCACCAAGACGTCCCGGTCATACCCCTTTACTATGAAGACCGCCTGATCGGGCTGCGCACGCGCGTCAGCGGCTACCGGCTCAACATGCTCTGGATTCCCGTCGACCCCGCAGATTGGGACGTGCGGTAG
- a CDS encoding response regulator transcription factor: MTVVSSITASTDRVRVLIVDEELLFGRALAYVLADDPHISVVGVVPGRHAVLAPAVDVVVIDIDTDDVGDIVNSFKKDSATTKICALSAHTQGELMQHCLAIGVDAYIVKDSSLQELRAAIKALGAGSSYVDPRVAASLLRRRAPSGDRGKHELSPREIEVVRLLAKGLSNREIGRQLVLAEKTIKNHVSNVFAKLHCSTRSQAAVYAVRNGLAGSPQA, from the coding sequence ATGACAGTCGTATCGAGCATTACCGCCTCCACGGACCGCGTCCGGGTATTGATCGTCGACGAGGAGCTCCTCTTCGGACGGGCACTCGCCTACGTACTAGCCGACGACCCCCACATCAGCGTTGTGGGCGTCGTTCCGGGCCGCCACGCGGTCCTCGCCCCCGCCGTAGACGTCGTCGTCATCGACATCGACACCGACGACGTAGGCGATATCGTCAACAGCTTCAAAAAAGACTCCGCCACGACGAAGATCTGCGCGCTTTCCGCACACACTCAAGGCGAGCTCATGCAGCACTGCCTCGCGATCGGGGTCGACGCCTATATCGTCAAGGATTCGTCGCTGCAGGAACTCCGCGCCGCAATCAAAGCCCTCGGTGCGGGATCGAGCTACGTCGATCCGCGCGTGGCCGCGTCGCTGCTGCGCCGGCGCGCGCCGTCGGGAGATCGCGGCAAACACGAGCTTTCGCCACGCGAGATCGAAGTCGTCCGTCTGCTGGCCAAGGGCCTCTCGAATCGCGAGATCGGCCGGCAGTTGGTCTTAGCCGAAAAAACGATCAAGAACCACGTCAGCAACGTCTTCGCAAAGCTGCACTGCTCGACGCGTTCGCAAGCCGCGGTGTACGCCGTTCGCAACGGTTTGGCCGGAAGTCCGCAGGCGTAG
- a CDS encoding alkaline phosphatase family protein — translation MSHRHTAWKVDYANGSMNGFSRGSSECDRHSTCPRPDVRAYAYVPQDEVQPYYTMAQAYTFADRMFETNQGPSFPAHQYLISGTSAIADGSDLRASENPRAKGGKAAGGCDSPAGSTVAVIDPSGSENQSVYPCFARTALMNELDTAGLTWHYYQQNPGPGLWNAVDAIHSIWNTPDYTNVIHPSAQVLTDINEGHLANVTWITPSGKSSDHAGKTNGSGPSWVASIVNAIGSSPDWRSTVIFVVWDDWGGWYDHVKPPLYNSYELGFRVPLLVISPYAKAGYISHTQHEFGSILHFTEENFGLPSMGTTDARADDLSDCFNFAQAPKRFVTIPAPLHAQYFRNDHDSPNDVPDTDE, via the coding sequence CTGAGCCACCGGCATACGGCCTGGAAGGTCGACTATGCCAACGGCAGCATGAACGGATTCAGCCGAGGGTCTTCAGAGTGCGATCGTCATTCAACCTGCCCGCGTCCCGACGTGCGTGCGTATGCCTACGTGCCGCAGGACGAGGTGCAGCCCTACTATACGATGGCGCAGGCCTACACGTTCGCCGATAGGATGTTCGAGACGAATCAGGGACCGAGTTTCCCGGCGCATCAGTACCTGATCAGCGGCACCTCCGCGATTGCCGACGGATCCGATCTCCGCGCCTCCGAGAATCCGCGGGCGAAAGGCGGCAAAGCCGCCGGCGGCTGCGACTCGCCGGCCGGCTCGACGGTTGCGGTGATCGATCCCAGCGGATCTGAAAACCAAAGCGTCTATCCGTGCTTCGCGCGCACGGCGCTGATGAACGAACTCGATACGGCCGGCCTCACGTGGCATTACTATCAGCAGAACCCCGGCCCAGGTCTGTGGAACGCGGTCGACGCGATCCATTCGATCTGGAACACACCCGACTATACCAACGTCATCCATCCGTCGGCGCAGGTATTGACTGACATCAACGAGGGACATCTCGCAAACGTTACTTGGATCACGCCGAGCGGCAAGTCATCGGATCACGCCGGCAAGACCAACGGAAGCGGTCCGTCGTGGGTCGCGTCCATCGTCAATGCGATCGGCTCCTCTCCGGACTGGAGGTCGACCGTCATCTTTGTAGTCTGGGATGACTGGGGCGGCTGGTACGATCACGTGAAGCCTCCACTCTACAATTCCTACGAACTCGGTTTTCGCGTTCCGCTGCTCGTGATCTCACCGTACGCGAAGGCGGGTTATATCTCGCACACGCAGCACGAATTCGGCAGCATCCTCCACTTCACCGAAGAGAACTTCGGCTTGCCGTCGATGGGAACGACCGATGCGCGCGCCGACGATCTCTCCGACTGTTTTAACTTCGCGCAAGCGCCCAAGCGGTTTGTGACGATCCCGGCCCCATTGCACGCCCAGTACTTCCGCAACGACCACGACTCCCCAAACGACGTGCCGGACACCGACGAGTAG
- a CDS encoding nuclear transport factor 2 family protein gives MKISAALSLAIVCAFGCLQPAAAHGDGSLLPALQARYKILQAAVSAGDAGSLSTILAPHFVGIDVAGETDGTKALLGGLELDQSGPATLAMTISSPKERGDSLTVRRQLEIKARNPGVFEDARSLEFIAYSIDTWVKVDGIWLLAKSTAQQLAYYVDGEQIARDVRAQ, from the coding sequence ATGAAGATCTCGGCCGCACTCTCATTGGCGATCGTTTGCGCCTTTGGCTGCCTCCAGCCGGCGGCCGCGCACGGCGACGGCAGCCTGTTGCCGGCGCTGCAGGCGCGCTACAAGATTCTGCAAGCCGCCGTGAGCGCCGGCGACGCCGGGTCGCTCTCGACGATCCTTGCGCCGCATTTCGTCGGGATCGACGTTGCGGGCGAAACCGACGGCACGAAGGCGTTGCTCGGCGGCCTCGAGCTGGACCAGTCCGGGCCCGCTACCCTCGCGATGACGATCTCCTCGCCCAAAGAGCGCGGCGATTCGCTGACGGTTCGCCGGCAGCTCGAGATCAAGGCGCGCAATCCAGGCGTCTTCGAAGACGCGCGCAGCCTCGAGTTTATCGCGTATTCCATCGACACGTGGGTCAAAGTCGACGGAATCTGGCTGCTTGCGAAATCGACGGCCCAGCAGCTCGCCTACTACGTCGACGGCGAGCAGATCGCGCGCGACGTGCGCGCACAGTGA
- a CDS encoding UBP-type zinc finger domain-containing protein, with translation MSEKIEGIDPSVPPSGTGCVECLAEDSWWFHLRRCAQCGHIGCCDQSLGKHATGHFRSTGHPVIASFEPGEAWFYNYPSEEFMSGPHLAPPHSHPKDQPTPGPRGRVPADWESQLE, from the coding sequence GTGAGCGAAAAGATAGAAGGCATCGATCCGAGCGTTCCGCCCTCCGGCACCGGCTGCGTCGAGTGCCTCGCGGAGGATAGCTGGTGGTTTCACTTGCGCCGCTGCGCGCAGTGCGGGCACATCGGCTGCTGCGATCAATCGTTGGGCAAGCACGCCACCGGACACTTCCGTTCGACCGGCCACCCGGTCATCGCCAGCTTCGAACCGGGCGAAGCGTGGTTCTACAATTATCCAAGCGAGGAGTTTATGTCCGGGCCGCACTTGGCGCCCCCGCATTCGCACCCGAAAGATCAGCCGACCCCCGGCCCGCGGGGCAGAGTTCCCGCGGACTGGGAGTCGCAGCTGGAGTAG